The nucleotide window AGCTTGCCCAAGACCCTAGTCTGTATCTCTGGAGGAACTTGGGGAGGATCAGGGAGTATTTAGAAGGATATCTAAGAACAACAAGTGGTGAAATGTTGTCACGCTAGGTGAGGGTTGGTGTGAACAGCTGAGGAAGGCTGAGTCCGTTTTCCCTATCGGAGAAGGTCCTCTATACTTAATATAGAACGTGAATTCATTACAAAACATGTTAAGGAGTGACGCAACAACATGAGTCAAGAAGTATTGGAACGTCGCAGTGAATTGCTCAAAAAGAACATTCATCAGATGCTTGTTCAAGACAATCAGCACGGTATCAGTCGCCAAGACAACATGTTTTTGCAGCAGATGATTAGAGAGCTGCATCAGACCTCACATGAACTGAATACCAAATCTTAATGTAGAATCTGCACGAGAATGAAGTTGTCTGGTGTACGATTCATTCCATGAAAATGAAAATGGCGCTATCTCCGATCAGACCGGGGATAGCGCTTTGACTTTTTCAGGGGATATGGAATCAACTTTGTTCATCTTACAGCAACTGTTGCTGAGCGGTTCTTTTCTCAATATATCGAATGAACAACTCCGCAAGCTCCGGATCGAACTGTGAACCCGAACACGCGCGTAGCTCCCGAATGGCTTCCTCCACGTTCTTGGTCTCCTGATACGGTCGCTCTGTCGTCATGGCATCAAAGGAGTCGATCACGGTCAGCATCCGGCACAGCCGGGGGATCTCGTTACCCTTCAGACCGTAGGGATAGCCTTTGCCATCATAGCGTTCATGGTGTAGTTCAATATACGGAATTAGATCGGCGAAGCGATCGTTCGTAATCACCATTTTTTTGCCCCAAGTGACATGACCTTTAATCGTTTCCCATTCTTCTGCGGTGAGTTTGTCCTTCTTGTTCAGAATGGACCAGGGAATCTCCAGTTTGCCGATGTCATGAATCAACGCCCCCAGCACGAAACGCCGTTTCTCTGCATTGTCCAGCTTGAGCGATTCACTGATATCCAGAGCATACTTATAAACCCGTTTGGAATGTTTGAACGTATCCATATCCTTGTATCTGAACAGATTGAGCTGCTGCTCGATGTCACGAACATCCTGTACCAGATCAATCTCATGCTCCATGCCATCATTGCTGCCGTGACGGTGCACGTTGTTCTTGCCTTGTTTCTTCGCATAATACAGTGCTTTATCGGCCTGATCCACGAGTTGGGATTTGTTATACATATCCACCTCATAGGGCGCGACGCCACCAGAGAAGGAGAGACAACCGTGCGGAAACACTTCAACACCTTCAAACGGCGTGTCGTTCAGTTGTTTGCGCAGCTTGTTCATGAACTTGTAGGATTCGTCCAACTCCATGCCCGGCATGAGCAACGTGAACTCTTCCCCGCCATAACGAAATGCGGTAACAGGTGTACCCTCCGTTTTTCGCATCAGAAAATCCCCAAGCAGGGCTAGCAGGCTGTCACCTTGAAGGTGACCAAACCGGTCATTATACTTTTTGAAATCATCGATATCAATAAGTCCCAGACAGAGCGGCGTTCCCTGCGTTCGAGCGTTAGTCAGTTCGCTTTCTAACATGCTTTCGAAATAGCTATGGTTGAACAGACCCGTACGTTGATCCGTGTTGGCCTTTTCCTCAATCGTCTGATACATCACGAACAACTGCCTGAATGCATGGGAGAGCAGAATGCTAAGACTCAGATACAACAACAGGCCAAGTACGCCATTGTGCACAACCAAAATTGTCAGGACCAGCGCCAGAATCAGCGTACACAGATAAACCAGCAGGGATTCGGTAACGAATGCCCGCTTCATCTGCTGTAATGCATCCTTCGTCGAGAAATGAAAGAACAAGCCGAGCGTGATCGTGTTAATAATGAAGTAGGCTGCGAGCGCTGCGAAATAAGGAAACAGGTTATATCCATTCAACGTTCCCGATTGACCACCCGTCCACTCAAACACGGCAGCTGCTCCCGTAATCATAAGACTGTAGATGCTGAAATTGACGATATGTTTCCACCAGGTGAGTTTACGCTCTTTGATTAGCAGGATGATGGAGACAGGCAGCAACACCGATAGACTGAAAGCCCCGCCAAACATGAATATACAGGCGAGGTATACCGATGAGTCCATGGATTGCTGATTGCCTTTGGGTGGAATCTGGAACGTAAAATAATCCAGAATCAACGCTGCGCCCAGCATGGTGTAGACCATAACCCAATCTGCCGTGGATAGATGAAGATAAGACCACTTGTTCATGTACAGAAAAACACCGATACCGGTGCAGCTAAGCAAAATAACATACAGACTGCTTCGATCTGCCTTATGGATAAGGTTACGAATAAAGTTCATAAAAAATCTCCTGCTTGGGTTTAGTCTACTCTTGATGTGTATATAAATTGAGCTGATAGGTATTAACACTTACACTTCGATGACAGAACAACCTTCCGATCGCTGTTATCCCCAGATTTTTTGATTTTTTTTCCAAAAGGGAAAATCCCGGGATAGCATATGCTTCCGATGTAGCTTTCTTTCAGAAAGCTTTTAGGCGAACGCTCCGCTTCTTCAGGTTATTTCTGTCCTCTCCGTTCTAGTGTAAATGTTCAGTTCAATATATAATTGGTGTTCTTGTATTGAGGTATACTATATAGATGTATAACATATCAAGTTGCCTACCAAAAATCCAGAAAGAAAAAACAGGCCGCGGGCAGCCTGTTTATCTTGTTTGGCGGTATGGATACTAGCCGCCCAGCTTGTATCCTGAAGTTAATGCCACAACGACAGAAGCCACGATGATTGCGTTGATGACAATGCGGGAATATTTCACACCTTCAAATTTTTTCATGGAGAAGACCTCCCTTCCTTGGAGTCTGACTGAGCTTCTTCAAGCCTGATGAGTTTTAGCAGGTTGAACAGCCTTTTTGTCCCGATTCACCATCATGTACTGGATAAACAGGAATATGCCAACATTCATGACCACATCACCGATGCTAATCACCTGAGTCCGTGGATATGGGCTGGACAGCGGGATGATATCACCGAGAAAGGGCAGGTGTGTAGACGCATCCATCATGAAATGCTTCGACACGGCGCCGCCTTCCCGGAGCATGTCTACATAGTAGGGTCCCAATACAGCGGAAGCTTCCACAGAAACCGGCATGCGCCCACCGTTTACAGCCATCACGGCAAAATTGAGAAACACACCAATCCAGATGAGCATGAAACCGGTATGGTGCCTGTTTAGCCACAGAAATGCGAGACCTGTAATGTAGACGGCAGCAAAGAGGTAACCATTAATGGATGCCACCCATTCGAATCGTTCCTGTAAATAGAAAATAAAGAACTGGATTAGCAGTAATACAGGGAAAATCCAACCACTTCGCAGCTTGAGTGCTGCAAACTGATTGAGCCCATGCCGCAACCCGCCCCGAAAAAATCCAACGATCAAGCCTAGAAGAATACCGTCGTATACCATGTGTAACTCCTGTTCGTTCGGAAATGTGCAAGTTGATTGCGTGTTTATGTACTTAAGACATTCGACTTGATATTGGTAATTCCTGCATGGGGAAAATGAATATTAGGAAGAAATTTGCAATATACTAAATAAAAAACCGTCTTTACGAACCTATGGGTCGAAACCCTTGTAAGATTCGGTAAAGACGGCTACTTATGATGCCAAAATACGAGTTTTAATTCGGTTGAAGATGGGAATTATTTTATTCGGAACCACCGTTCAGATAATTGAAGAAAGGCTGGTCCACCCAGAAGTCATACGTCGTAATATCCGCATCAGGCGCCAGCTTCAGGAAGCCTTCCCGAATGGCTTTGGCATTCTCTTTCAGAGAGAAGGATTGAGCGTAGTAATTGCCAAGCGCAATCTTATTATTGGAAATGACCGGATAGTTCGCCAAAGCAGTTGGTGAATAATACAGCGGCTGCCACCAGGAGCTGAGAATCAGTGGAGATGTACTGTCACTGTTCTTCTTGGCATATTTCAGAACAATGTCGTTGAAGCGAACTTTGTCAGCTACATTGTTGAACTCGAATTGAATGTCATATTCCTTCGCAGAAGCAATATAGTTGCCATTCTCGATCTGTGTCACTTTATAGTCAGGCGTTTCTTTCGGCTCGCCCCATTCCTTCAAATAAATGAAGGCAGATGTCTTCGGCTGGAATTGCACATCGGCGTCAATGCCTTCGCTACGCAGCAAACCAACCAACTGTACAGCATGCTGGATATTATCGTGGCCGTAAGTAAGTGTCAGCTCATCGATAAAGTTGGAATCAAAGCGGCTATCCTTCAAGTTGTAACCTGTTACGAGATCATCTCGAAGGGCCTGATCCACAATTTTTCTCAGTTCAGGTGACTCGATCAGATCCGCTGTGCGATATGCAGCATACAATTTGGAGTAGATGTCTGCATCGCCGGAACGTCCGATCTCGTGTTTATATTTTCCTTGGCTGATCAGGACGCGTCCAAGCAACGTATTAGCAAAATCTTTGCTTGCTACGCCACCCTTAAGGAGAGCAGGGTACAGGCTTTCGGGAATCAGACCTGTATCAATCGCCGCAGCCAGCTCCTGTGCGGCTTGTCCCTGAACACGGTTCGGGCTAATGCCAACTTTGGCAAGCGCTTTGGCTGTTTTCTCAGCAGGATACGTATAGGCGAGTTCCTTGAATCCAGCTGCTTTCACCGCGATGAAAACTGCTGCATAGGCGCTCAGTTGATCCTTGGCACGTACTTCTGTACCTGTAAGAACCCCATTATTGTATAAGGATACGGCAGCATCATAGGAAGAATCACCAGAGGCCAGATCGGTAAAGGCCGGGGCCTCAGCTGCGCTGTCGCTTGCTTGAGCTGCTGTCGTGATGGCTGCAATGGCTTGAATGAAATCACCTTTGGTAATCTGTTGCGGCAATTGAATGCTGTATTTCGCTTGCAAGAATTGAGCAAAATCCGCTGCGCTTTCCGTATAAGCAACTGGAGCCTGAGCTACTGGTCCTTTGACACTTTGTGAGGTGGTTGTTTTAGCCGGAGTTGCAGATGCTGCAGAAGCAGAAGCGGGCAAGCTTAGGCTGCCGAGTGTTACCGGAGCGGCGAGCAGGGCCGCCAGCGTGATCTGGGTGATTTTTTTCAAATGAATAGCCTCCTTAAAATGGGTTGGAAAATAATCAGCTTTGGGTTATAATTCTGACAAATCCTATATGAATAGAATAATTGGATTGACTTTAGCACGGAGACGCGCTGGATGTCAACGAAAAAAAAGCTTGATACAGAGCGGTTTCCAGAGCTTGTAAGAAAGCGAATCGTCAATTATATTCTAATTAAGTGTATACGCTCAAAGATTTATTGACAAGGATCGACAGTATCCGCTAGGATAAGAAAAAAAGAATGTTGAAAAGGGGTATTTTCAAAATGAAAAGAGGTTTATCGTTCGTCTTATCGATCATCATGTTGGCTATTTTGTTGGCAGCTTGTGGAACTTCGGCTTCCAAAGACGAACAATCCGCCCAAGGCAGTGATTCGGAGAAAACTCTTCGGATGGCTCTCGTACTTCCCGAAAAAATAGGGGTTAACCCTTTCTTTGTACAGATGGATGAAGGCTTCAAAAAAGCAGGCGAAGAATTCAAAGTAGATACCAAAACGATTGAATCAACAGACCCGGCA belongs to Paenibacillus sp. FSL H8-0079 and includes:
- a CDS encoding diguanylate cyclase, producing MNFIRNLIHKADRSSLYVILLSCTGIGVFLYMNKWSYLHLSTADWVMVYTMLGAALILDYFTFQIPPKGNQQSMDSSVYLACIFMFGGAFSLSVLLPVSIILLIKERKLTWWKHIVNFSIYSLMITGAAAVFEWTGGQSGTLNGYNLFPYFAALAAYFIINTITLGLFFHFSTKDALQQMKRAFVTESLLVYLCTLILALVLTILVVHNGVLGLLLYLSLSILLSHAFRQLFVMYQTIEEKANTDQRTGLFNHSYFESMLESELTNARTQGTPLCLGLIDIDDFKKYNDRFGHLQGDSLLALLGDFLMRKTEGTPVTAFRYGGEEFTLLMPGMELDESYKFMNKLRKQLNDTPFEGVEVFPHGCLSFSGGVAPYEVDMYNKSQLVDQADKALYYAKKQGKNNVHRHGSNDGMEHEIDLVQDVRDIEQQLNLFRYKDMDTFKHSKRVYKYALDISESLKLDNAEKRRFVLGALIHDIGKLEIPWSILNKKDKLTAEEWETIKGHVTWGKKMVITNDRFADLIPYIELHHERYDGKGYPYGLKGNEIPRLCRMLTVIDSFDAMTTERPYQETKNVEEAIRELRACSGSQFDPELAELFIRYIEKRTAQQQLL
- a CDS encoding DUF5317 domain-containing protein, encoding MVYDGILLGLIVGFFRGGLRHGLNQFAALKLRSGWIFPVLLLIQFFIFYLQERFEWVASINGYLFAAVYITGLAFLWLNRHHTGFMLIWIGVFLNFAVMAVNGGRMPVSVEASAVLGPYYVDMLREGGAVSKHFMMDASTHLPFLGDIIPLSSPYPRTQVISIGDVVMNVGIFLFIQYMMVNRDKKAVQPAKTHQA